From one bacterium Scap17 genomic stretch:
- the flhA gene encoding flagellar biosynthesis protein FlhA produces MNTLLTLFDRVGLNTSSQLKVLAGPLLIMMILSMMVLPLAPFILDLLFTFNIALSIMILMVSMFAQKPLDFSAFPAVLLFSTLLRLSLNVASTRVVLMEGHNGGGSAGKVIEAFGQFLVGGNFAVGLVVFSILVIINFMVITKGAGRIAEVGARFTLDAMPGKQMAIDADLNAGLIGEDQARERRREVSQESDFFGSMDGASKFVRGDAVAGLVIMVINIIGGLIIGVGQHDLSMSDAARTYTLLTIGDGLVAQIPSLIISTAAGVMVSRVNTNEDVGQQMIGQLFKSSQVLWLAAGVMGLLGLVPGMPNMVFILFTLLLAGLGWWASQREKEISSEAKEEAAPAPAAAVQEVSEASWDDVRLVEPLAMEVGHRLIAMVDMRQGGELLARIKGVRRKYAQEIGFLPPVVHIRDNLELGPNQYVISLKGAEVGRGEAYPGRWLAINPGKVSGKLPGVATTEPAFGLAATWIEPETREQAQVYGYTVVDTPTVITTHLNHLMTRHADQLLGRSEVSKLLEKLGPQDGGLVEEVVPALISQGTLQRILHNLLDEEVSIRDMRTILEALAEHAPHSKDPNDLTAMVRVALGRAITQYWFGAERVLRVIGLEAQLEQVLMQALSSGNALEPGLADTLMQHAKNAVAAQDANGEPSVLVVGHALRPLVGRFLRRRFKSLAVLSQAEIPDDRELRVTQMIGGRAA; encoded by the coding sequence ATGAATACCTTGCTGACACTGTTTGACCGAGTGGGGCTCAACACCTCCAGCCAGCTGAAGGTGCTCGCCGGGCCGCTGCTGATCATGATGATCCTGTCGATGATGGTGTTGCCGCTGGCGCCCTTCATCCTCGACCTGCTGTTCACCTTCAATATCGCGCTGTCGATCATGATCTTGATGGTCAGCATGTTTGCGCAGAAGCCACTGGATTTCTCGGCCTTCCCCGCGGTGCTGCTGTTCTCGACCTTGCTGCGCCTGTCCCTCAATGTCGCCTCGACGCGGGTGGTGCTGATGGAGGGTCACAATGGCGGTGGCTCTGCGGGCAAGGTCATCGAGGCCTTCGGGCAGTTTCTGGTCGGCGGCAACTTCGCCGTTGGCCTGGTGGTGTTCTCGATTCTGGTCATCATCAACTTCATGGTCATCACCAAGGGCGCCGGGCGTATTGCCGAGGTCGGTGCACGCTTCACGCTGGACGCCATGCCCGGCAAGCAGATGGCGATCGATGCCGACCTCAACGCCGGCCTGATCGGCGAAGATCAGGCCCGCGAGCGTCGCCGGGAAGTGTCGCAGGAATCCGATTTCTTCGGATCGATGGACGGTGCCAGCAAGTTCGTGCGTGGCGATGCGGTGGCGGGGCTGGTGATCATGGTGATCAATATCATCGGCGGGTTGATCATCGGGGTCGGTCAGCACGACCTGAGCATGTCCGATGCGGCGCGCACCTATACGTTGCTGACCATCGGCGATGGCCTGGTGGCCCAGATTCCGTCGCTGATCATCTCGACCGCCGCGGGCGTGATGGTGTCGCGGGTCAACACCAATGAAGACGTCGGTCAGCAGATGATCGGCCAGCTGTTCAAGAGCTCGCAGGTGCTGTGGTTGGCGGCTGGCGTGATGGGGCTGCTGGGCCTGGTACCGGGCATGCCCAACATGGTCTTCATTCTCTTCACCTTGTTGCTGGCGGGGCTTGGGTGGTGGGCCTCCCAGCGCGAGAAGGAGATCAGCAGCGAGGCGAAGGAAGAGGCGGCGCCCGCGCCTGCGGCGGCCGTGCAGGAGGTCAGCGAGGCCAGCTGGGATGACGTGCGACTGGTGGAGCCGCTGGCGATGGAGGTCGGTCACCGCCTGATCGCGATGGTCGACATGCGTCAGGGCGGTGAGTTGCTGGCGCGCATCAAGGGGGTGCGTCGCAAGTACGCCCAGGAGATCGGGTTCCTGCCGCCGGTGGTACATATCCGCGACAACCTTGAGCTTGGGCCCAATCAGTATGTCATCAGCCTCAAGGGTGCCGAGGTCGGGCGGGGCGAGGCCTATCCGGGCCGCTGGCTGGCGATCAATCCGGGCAAGGTGTCCGGGAAGCTGCCGGGCGTGGCCACCACCGAGCCGGCCTTCGGCCTGGCCGCCACCTGGATCGAGCCGGAAACCCGCGAGCAGGCCCAGGTCTATGGCTACACGGTGGTCGACACCCCGACCGTGATCACGACCCACCTCAATCATCTGATGACTCGCCATGCCGATCAGCTGCTCGGGCGCAGTGAGGTCAGCAAGCTGCTCGAGAAGCTGGGCCCGCAGGATGGCGGTCTGGTGGAGGAAGTGGTGCCGGCCCTGATCAGTCAGGGCACCCTGCAGCGCATCCTGCACAACTTGCTGGATGAGGAGGTCTCGATTCGCGACATGCGTACCATCCTCGAGGCGCTTGCGGAACATGCCCCGCACAGCAAGGACCCCAACGACCTGACTGCCATGGTGCGCGTCGCGCTAGGGCGCGCCATCACCCAGTACTGGTTCGGCGCCGAGCGCGTCTTGCGCGTGATCGGCCTGGAAGCGCAGCTTGAGCAGGTGCTGATGCAGGCCTTGAGCAGCGGCAATGCGCTGGAGCCCGGTCTTGCCGATACCTTGATGCAGCATGCCAAGAATGCCGTCGCTGCGCAGGATGCCAATGGGGAGCCCAGCGTATTGGTGGTCGGGCATGCGCTGCGACCCTTGGTGGGGCGTTTCCTGCGTCGTCGTTTCAAGAGTCTGGCGGTGCTTTCCCAGGCAGAGATCCCCGATGACCGCGAGCTGCGAGTCACCCAGATGATCGGGGGTCGTGCTGCGTGA
- a CDS encoding flagellar transcriptional regulator FlhD — protein sequence MSISLHHIKIIRNDGRAPGLAVARDDQTTQGIMMSSLLNDIQSVNLSYLLLVQRLLVEDTEMALVRLGLDQEMADLLSGMSVSQLVSLSSCNQLLCELALDDASQLKGVLQGGRDQDFSAMHTAMLLNARQNDAGLRQVGVS from the coding sequence TTGAGTATTTCGTTACATCACATCAAAATCATAAGGAATGACGGTCGAGCGCCAGGGTTGGCGGTAGCTCGGGACGATCAGACCACTCAGGGAATCATGATGTCCTCACTGCTCAATGATATACAGAGTGTCAATCTGTCGTATCTTCTGCTTGTGCAGCGCTTGTTGGTCGAAGATACGGAAATGGCGCTGGTACGCCTGGGTCTCGATCAAGAGATGGCGGATCTATTGTCTGGCATGAGTGTCAGTCAGCTGGTGTCGTTGTCGTCCTGCAATCAACTGCTGTGCGAGCTGGCGTTGGATGATGCCTCGCAGCTCAAGGGAGTATTGCAGGGTGGGCGCGACCAGGATTTCAGCGCGATGCACACTGCCATGCTGCTGAATGCGCGTCAGAACGATGCTGGACTTCGCCAGGTGGGAGTCAGCTGA
- the motA gene encoding flagellar motor stator protein MotA, which yields MLLFIGYLVVIGSTLGGYLMVGGHLAVLMQPAELLIICGSAVGAFLAGNNGKAIKATGKAFSKLKRTRGYNKSLYMEVIGLLYLLLSRARQQGMLAIEQDIDNPQESALFAEYPRLLSDPILMNFITDYLRLMVSGNMDPFELESLMEHEIETFKHETEIPVHSLSAVADGLPAFGIVAAVMGVVHALASADQGAAQLGVLIANAMVGTFLGILLAYGFVTPVANKIQHEVHEAVKMMQCIRVILMASLNGYAPQVAVEFGRKALFTAERPSFNELEEHVREIKNKGAG from the coding sequence GTGTTGTTGTTCATAGGCTATCTAGTGGTCATCGGGTCCACCCTGGGCGGGTATCTGATGGTGGGCGGGCACCTGGCGGTGCTGATGCAGCCCGCGGAATTGCTCATCATCTGCGGCTCTGCCGTCGGCGCCTTTCTGGCCGGCAACAACGGCAAGGCCATCAAGGCCACCGGCAAGGCATTCTCGAAGTTGAAGCGCACGCGTGGCTACAACAAGTCCCTGTACATGGAAGTCATCGGGCTGCTGTATCTGCTGCTGTCACGTGCCCGTCAGCAGGGCATGCTGGCGATCGAGCAGGACATCGACAACCCGCAGGAAAGCGCCTTGTTCGCCGAGTATCCGCGCCTGCTCTCCGACCCCATTCTGATGAATTTCATCACCGACTACCTGCGCCTGATGGTCAGCGGCAACATGGACCCCTTCGAGCTCGAGTCGCTGATGGAGCACGAGATCGAGACCTTCAAGCACGAGACCGAGATTCCGGTGCATTCCCTCTCGGCGGTGGCCGATGGCCTGCCGGCCTTCGGGATCGTTGCCGCCGTGATGGGGGTGGTGCATGCGCTGGCCTCGGCGGACCAGGGCGCCGCCCAGCTGGGCGTGTTGATCGCCAATGCCATGGTCGGCACCTTCCTCGGCATCCTGCTGGCCTATGGCTTCGTCACGCCGGTCGCCAACAAGATCCAGCACGAGGTGCACGAGGCCGTGAAGATGATGCAGTGCATTCGCGTCATCCTGATGGCCTCACTCAATGGCTACGCTCCGCAGGTCGCGGTGGAATTCGGCCGCAAGGCGTTGTTCACCGCCGAGCGTCCCAGCTTCAACGAGCTGGAAGAGCATGTGCGCGAGATCAAGAACAAGGGTGCGGGCTGA
- a CDS encoding flagellar protein FlgN: protein MTLDDASTALLGEIFSGLEQELNDFIALLEEEQRLLGQRLPSAADLEASREAKLANAARLEALESRRRSWLSNAGLTNDPLELHTVLASQPVLATQWWHLVTLTRRAQARNRLNGELIGQRMALHSKILDSLHQRSPGHYGADGRPAAGASRLNVSA from the coding sequence ATGACACTCGATGACGCCTCGACAGCCTTGCTGGGCGAGATCTTTTCCGGCCTCGAGCAGGAGCTGAATGACTTCATTGCCCTGCTCGAGGAAGAACAGCGCCTGCTGGGTCAACGCCTGCCGAGCGCGGCAGACCTTGAGGCCTCGCGCGAAGCCAAGCTGGCCAACGCCGCCCGCCTGGAAGCGCTGGAGAGCCGCCGACGTAGCTGGCTGAGCAACGCCGGGCTTACCAACGACCCACTTGAACTGCATACGGTGCTCGCCAGCCAGCCGGTACTGGCCACCCAGTGGTGGCATCTGGTGACGCTGACGCGCCGCGCCCAGGCGCGCAATCGCTTGAATGGTGAACTGATCGGTCAGCGCATGGCACTGCACAGCAAGATTCTCGACAGCCTGCATCAACGCTCCCCCGGCCATTACGGCGCCGATGGACGCCCGGCAGCGGGAGCCTCACGCCTGAACGTCTCGGCCTGA
- a CDS encoding flagellar hook assembly protein FlgD, which yields MATLDTSVLNSINQTTTTSGVTDSTQSVSSTEELNDQFMTLLVAQMQNQDPMDPVSNSDLTAQLAQISTVSGIEELNTTLEGITAQISSSEALQAASLLDQGVLVGGNAVLVGNATSTPFGLELADDVDNATVEVLGADGSVVKTFELGALEAGIHGFVWDGLLDDGTEAADGAYQLAVTAERAGERYDDLQTLSYGVVSGVNQTDSGAQLDLGPALGVVSLDAVRQVL from the coding sequence ATGGCGACGCTAGACACCAGTGTGCTCAACAGCATCAACCAGACCACCACGACCTCCGGTGTCACCGATAGCACGCAGTCGGTGAGCAGTACCGAGGAGCTCAATGATCAGTTCATGACCCTGCTGGTGGCGCAGATGCAGAACCAGGACCCGATGGACCCAGTGTCGAATTCCGACCTGACCGCGCAGTTGGCCCAGATCAGCACCGTCAGCGGTATCGAAGAACTCAACACCACGCTTGAGGGCATCACGGCGCAGATTTCCAGCAGTGAAGCGCTGCAGGCGGCCAGTCTGCTCGATCAGGGCGTGTTGGTCGGCGGCAATGCGGTGCTGGTGGGCAACGCGACCTCGACACCCTTCGGCCTTGAGCTGGCCGACGACGTCGACAACGCCACTGTCGAGGTGCTGGGCGCGGATGGCAGTGTGGTCAAGACCTTCGAGTTGGGCGCATTGGAGGCGGGTATTCATGGCTTCGTCTGGGACGGTTTGCTGGATGATGGCACTGAAGCCGCCGATGGCGCCTACCAGCTGGCCGTGACGGCCGAGCGGGCAGGCGAGCGCTATGACGACCTGCAGACGCTGAGTTATGGCGTGGTCAGTGGCGTCAATCAGACTGACAGCGGCGCTCAGCTGGACCTGGGCCCGGCATTGGGTGTCGTCAGTCTGGACGCCGTGCGTCAGGTGCTTTGA
- the flgB gene encoding flagellar basal body rod protein FlgB, with amino-acid sequence MFDRLDSLMSFHQQALGLRAERQQVLATNIANADTPGYLARDIDFSATLAKATAGNAAPGPLALNTTQPGHQAASGAGLSLGADLLYRVPTQPSLDGNTVDMDVERVNFADNSLHYEASLELLTGKIQGLRLAMQSENS; translated from the coding sequence ATGTTTGATCGACTTGATTCCCTCATGAGCTTTCATCAGCAGGCGCTGGGCCTTCGTGCCGAGCGGCAGCAGGTGCTGGCCACCAATATCGCCAATGCCGACACGCCGGGCTATCTGGCGCGCGATATCGACTTCTCCGCCACCCTGGCCAAGGCGACGGCGGGCAATGCCGCCCCTGGGCCGCTTGCGCTGAACACGACCCAGCCAGGCCACCAGGCAGCCAGCGGGGCCGGGCTGTCGCTGGGTGCGGACCTGCTCTATCGCGTGCCGACACAGCCGAGTCTGGACGGCAATACCGTCGACATGGATGTGGAGCGGGTAAATTTCGCGGACAACAGTCTGCATTACGAGGCCAGCCTTGAGCTTCTGACCGGCAAGATCCAGGGCCTGCGTCTGGCCATGCAATCGGAGAACAGTTGA
- the motB gene encoding flagellar motor protein MotB, translating into MSEERRPIVIKRPRIVKGHHGGGWKIAYADFMTAMMAFFLVMWVISNASDEDLREISDYFGAPLEVSLLGGDRSSASSSAIPGGGFMAEQTQGEKGADLQRLQRQALADDSRMAALRDEIDTTMAQRMADDADLAELREQLQIELTSEGLRIQITDSDQHPMFALGSKQPSPQLSQLLGLLAPILKRLPNHLSITGHTDNRPFVGEGGYGNWELSTDRANAARRVLGNSGLPYERIVRVVGMGSRISLDSQNPEAAINRRISLMVLSQSAYRDITDSNGVNPQPAEDINSLRERLEQLASPVRVTNPVAGSPVTDSSVAFELDS; encoded by the coding sequence ATGAGTGAAGAGCGCAGACCCATCGTCATCAAGCGGCCGCGTATCGTCAAAGGCCATCATGGCGGTGGCTGGAAGATCGCCTACGCCGACTTCATGACCGCGATGATGGCCTTCTTCCTGGTCATGTGGGTGATCTCGAATGCCTCGGATGAGGACCTGCGGGAAATCTCCGATTATTTCGGTGCGCCGCTGGAAGTCTCGCTGCTGGGGGGCGATCGCAGTTCGGCCTCCAGCAGTGCCATTCCCGGCGGCGGCTTCATGGCCGAGCAGACCCAGGGCGAGAAGGGCGCTGATCTGCAACGCCTGCAGCGTCAGGCGCTGGCCGATGATTCTCGCATGGCCGCCCTTCGCGACGAGATCGACACCACCATGGCGCAGCGCATGGCCGATGACGCGGACCTGGCCGAACTGCGAGAACAGCTGCAGATCGAGCTGACCTCCGAAGGCTTGCGTATCCAGATCACCGATAGCGATCAGCACCCGATGTTCGCGTTGGGCAGCAAGCAACCTTCGCCACAGCTTTCGCAGCTGCTTGGCTTGCTGGCGCCGATTCTCAAGCGGCTGCCCAATCATCTGAGCATCACCGGGCATACCGATAATCGCCCCTTCGTCGGCGAAGGCGGCTACGGCAACTGGGAGCTCTCCACCGATCGCGCCAATGCCGCCCGCCGCGTGCTCGGAAACAGTGGGCTGCCCTATGAGCGCATCGTGCGCGTGGTTGGCATGGGCTCGCGCATCAGCCTCGACAGCCAGAATCCCGAGGCCGCCATCAATCGTCGCATCAGCCTGATGGTGCTCAGCCAGTCGGCCTATCGCGATATCACCGACAGCAACGGCGTCAATCCCCAGCCCGCCGAGGACATCAACAGCCTGCGCGAGCGTCTCGAGCAACTGGCAAGCCCGGTGCGCGTGACGAATCCCGTCGCTGGCAGTCCCGTCACCGACAGTTCCGTCGCCTTCGAGCTGGACAGCTGA
- the flhC gene encoding flagellar transcriptional regulator FlhC, translating into MTQKSLVDELQQLQLAVELIELGARLQVLETETEISRARLVKLYKEVRGVSPPKGMLPFSTDWFMTWQPNLHASLFHGFYRRLKAQGASRMNAFVKAYRFYLEHVGEDEPVLALTRAWTLVRFFESDLLEVASCKTCSGHFVVHAHTPSHDYVCGICQPPSRAGKTAARRKAREELALEQSAAVASLG; encoded by the coding sequence ATGACCCAGAAAAGTCTCGTCGATGAACTGCAACAGCTGCAGTTGGCAGTAGAGTTGATCGAACTGGGGGCCCGCCTGCAGGTGCTCGAGACGGAAACGGAGATCAGCCGCGCGCGTCTGGTCAAGCTGTACAAGGAAGTTCGTGGTGTCTCGCCGCCCAAGGGCATGCTGCCGTTTTCCACCGACTGGTTCATGACCTGGCAGCCCAATCTGCATGCATCGCTGTTCCACGGTTTCTACCGTCGGCTCAAGGCGCAGGGCGCGTCGCGCATGAATGCTTTCGTCAAGGCTTATCGCTTCTACCTGGAGCATGTCGGCGAAGACGAGCCGGTGCTGGCGCTCACGCGCGCCTGGACACTGGTGCGCTTTTTCGAAAGCGATCTGCTGGAAGTGGCCAGCTGCAAGACCTGCAGTGGTCATTTCGTGGTGCACGCCCACACGCCATCACACGATTACGTGTGTGGCATCTGTCAGCCGCCATCGCGTGCCGGCAAGACGGCCGCCCGTCGCAAGGCCCGTGAAGAACTGGCACTGGAGCAGTCGGCAGCCGTCGCCAGTCTCGGCTGA
- the flgM gene encoding flagellar biosynthesis anti-sigma factor FlgM translates to MKIEHGGPIQRSDTQAPREMRPEAAKDTTATTAATSTADSTQVELSSSAIDASQDIDQARVDSLKQAIADGSIKIDVDRIAQGLIDAFEGDA, encoded by the coding sequence ATGAAGATTGAACATGGCGGCCCGATACAGCGCAGCGACACTCAAGCCCCGCGCGAAATGCGCCCCGAGGCGGCCAAGGACACCACCGCCACTACGGCGGCGACCTCCACGGCCGACTCCACTCAGGTCGAGCTTTCCAGCAGCGCGATCGATGCGAGCCAGGACATCGACCAGGCGCGCGTCGACAGCCTCAAGCAAGCCATCGCCGATGGCAGCATCAAGATCGATGTCGACCGCATCGCACAAGGGCTGATCGATGCCTTCGAAGGTGACGCATGA
- the flgA gene encoding flagellar basal body P-ring formation protein FlgA, protein MRDCIPKICVAKGLSVARGLSVTRGMAVTRGLWRTIASSGLLAMVPAGAAVHASTSDAVSSAIQPPAAQASASVSTTAPSTKDAQTRAVEALRWQLSDFFTAEDSGPVRVRMPGEPPLGAPSEASVQLELRRLPARLKDCSAPQMSLNAARSDRHTPGLKRLQLLCANGQQHIVSVRMERYAWRLSTPQPLASGTPLAPARLTPVLTPLGKLRGNGFESAAALSGFEVRRRLHAGEVLTRNSVRAIPLVNFGDTVTYQVSGTGFSMQRSARALEAGGLDERIRIELAPGDWVRARVIGPRRVAP, encoded by the coding sequence ATGAGAGACTGCATACCGAAAATCTGCGTAGCGAAGGGTCTGTCTGTGGCAAGAGGACTGTCTGTGACTAGAGGAATGGCGGTGACAAGAGGACTGTGGCGCACCATCGCCAGCAGCGGGCTGTTGGCGATGGTGCCCGCGGGGGCCGCTGTGCATGCCAGCACCTCAGACGCGGTGAGCTCTGCCATTCAGCCGCCTGCCGCCCAGGCATCAGCATCAGTCTCAACAACAGCGCCATCAACCAAAGACGCGCAGACACGCGCCGTCGAGGCCCTGCGCTGGCAATTGAGCGACTTTTTCACCGCCGAGGACAGCGGCCCCGTCAGAGTGCGCATGCCGGGTGAGCCACCACTGGGCGCGCCCAGCGAGGCCTCCGTACAACTCGAGCTGCGTCGCCTGCCCGCCCGCCTGAAAGACTGCTCGGCACCCCAAATGAGCCTCAACGCCGCGCGCAGTGACCGCCATACACCGGGCCTCAAACGCCTGCAGCTACTGTGCGCGAACGGTCAGCAACATATCGTCAGCGTTCGCATGGAACGCTATGCCTGGCGCCTGAGCACGCCACAGCCGCTCGCGAGCGGCACCCCGCTGGCACCCGCGAGATTGACGCCGGTGCTGACACCACTGGGCAAGTTGCGTGGCAATGGTTTCGAGAGCGCCGCGGCACTGTCGGGCTTCGAGGTACGCCGCCGCCTGCACGCCGGCGAGGTCCTCACCCGCAACAGCGTGCGCGCCATCCCGCTGGTAAACTTCGGCGATACCGTGACCTATCAGGTCAGCGGCACAGGCTTCAGCATGCAGCGCAGTGCGCGGGCACTGGAGGCTGGGGGGCTCGATGAGCGCATCCGCATCGAACTCGCCCCGGGCGACTGGGTGCGCGCCCGCGTCATCGGGCCACGGCGTGTAGCGCCATGA
- the flhB gene encoding flagellar type III secretion system protein FlhB, with product MADEQSSDDKTEEATPHRIQKAREEGQVPRSRELATFLLLGGGAAGLWLLAGPLGNTLERVLGASFGFDRAQALDSRVMLANALMLGQEALLALLPLFALLMVLALVGPVLLGGWMFSTKSLAPSLGKLNPVKGLGRMVSSQALAELLKTIAKSILVGGVVVMYLHAQRQELMALMMMPLGNAMADSLAIVARCTALAILMLIVPTLMDVPYQLWSHARKLRMSLEEIKREHKETDGDPQIKARIRQQQQAMARARMMSAVPTADVIVNNPTHYSVALVYHEGDMRAPRVVAKGRDEVALRIREVGEANGVPMLSAPPLARALHTHVDLEQEIPIALYQVIAEVLAWAMRLKRARQQGGLRPSLPTDLSVPDEYQVPEEVQGTAEGAGPPGIQRDGGESTAEADALASGAPPSDAMSSDHDSDDADAGAVFQPSAKPVPDADATTDPRAGS from the coding sequence GTGGCTGATGAGCAAAGCAGCGACGACAAGACGGAAGAGGCCACTCCCCACCGAATACAGAAGGCCCGCGAGGAAGGGCAGGTGCCCCGTTCGCGGGAGCTTGCGACCTTTCTGTTGCTGGGCGGAGGTGCTGCAGGCCTGTGGCTGTTGGCGGGGCCGCTTGGTAACACCCTGGAGCGTGTGCTGGGCGCCTCGTTCGGCTTTGATCGCGCTCAGGCACTCGACAGTCGCGTGATGCTTGCCAATGCCTTGATGCTGGGCCAGGAGGCCTTGCTGGCTCTGTTGCCGTTGTTCGCCCTGCTGATGGTGCTGGCGCTGGTCGGCCCGGTGTTGCTGGGCGGCTGGATGTTCTCCACCAAGTCGCTGGCTCCGTCGCTGGGCAAGCTCAATCCCGTCAAGGGGCTGGGCCGGATGGTCTCCTCCCAGGCGCTGGCCGAGCTGCTCAAGACCATCGCCAAGTCGATACTGGTCGGTGGCGTGGTGGTGATGTATCTGCATGCCCAGCGCCAGGAATTGATGGCGTTGATGATGATGCCGCTGGGCAACGCCATGGCGGATTCACTGGCGATCGTGGCGCGCTGCACGGCGCTGGCGATATTGATGCTGATCGTGCCGACGCTGATGGATGTGCCGTATCAGTTGTGGAGCCACGCCAGGAAGCTGCGCATGAGCCTCGAGGAGATCAAGCGCGAGCACAAGGAGACGGATGGCGACCCGCAGATCAAGGCGCGCATTCGTCAGCAGCAGCAGGCGATGGCGCGCGCGCGCATGATGAGCGCCGTGCCCACTGCCGATGTCATCGTCAACAACCCGACGCACTACTCGGTGGCGCTGGTCTATCACGAGGGCGACATGCGCGCACCGCGGGTGGTGGCCAAGGGGCGTGATGAAGTGGCGCTGCGCATTCGCGAAGTGGGCGAGGCGAACGGGGTGCCGATGCTGAGTGCGCCGCCCTTGGCGCGTGCCTTGCACACCCATGTCGATCTCGAGCAGGAAATTCCCATTGCGCTCTATCAGGTGATCGCCGAGGTGCTGGCCTGGGCGATGCGACTCAAGCGGGCCCGCCAGCAGGGTGGCCTGCGCCCGAGTCTGCCGACAGATCTGTCCGTTCCCGATGAGTATCAGGTGCCCGAGGAGGTGCAAGGGACGGCTGAGGGGGCTGGCCCGCCAGGCATCCAGCGTGATGGCGGTGAGTCGACAGCCGAAGCTGACGCGTTAGCCTCAGGCGCGCCGCCCTCTGACGCAATGTCTTCTGATCATGATTCTGATGATGCCGATGCCGGGGCGGTCTTCCAGCCCAGCGCCAAGCCTGTACCGGACGCGGACGCGACGACGGATCCTCGTGCCGGAAGTTGA
- the flgC gene encoding flagellar basal body rod protein FlgC, protein MAAFSILNVAGSAMAAQSQRINAVASNMANADSVAGPDGKPYQARQVVFEYAPLARQANASLATANLAGGGLATQMASRSAGLGGVRVSSVELSDAPARQEYRPDHPLADEQGYVTFSNVDPVAEMVDMIAASKSYEANVEVFNTSKSLLRKTLTLGE, encoded by the coding sequence ATGGCAGCGTTCAGCATCTTGAACGTCGCGGGTTCCGCGATGGCGGCCCAGTCGCAGCGCATCAATGCCGTGGCCAGCAACATGGCCAACGCCGACAGCGTGGCGGGCCCGGATGGCAAGCCCTATCAGGCGCGGCAGGTGGTGTTCGAGTACGCGCCCTTGGCGCGTCAGGCCAATGCCTCGCTGGCGACGGCCAACCTGGCCGGTGGCGGTCTGGCGACACAGATGGCGTCACGCAGTGCAGGCCTCGGGGGTGTCAGGGTCAGCTCGGTGGAACTGAGCGATGCTCCGGCGCGCCAGGAGTATCGCCCCGATCATCCCCTCGCCGACGAGCAGGGCTATGTGACCTTCTCCAATGTCGATCCGGTTGCCGAGATGGTCGACATGATCGCGGCCTCCAAGTCCTACGAGGCCAATGTCGAGGTCTTCAATACCTCCAAGTCCCTGCTGCGCAAGACATTGACGCTGGGGGAATGA
- a CDS encoding flagellar protein FlhE, producing the protein MGVSSVCNKTDLKESVVQRRMRVAAECSTAWAGMASSVKLSAEPKSRTAPMAALMTAAALWATTLAAPVQAASAAVMMSVESLTIAQRGHWYMRPLAVADAVRDSGLMAPDRTRVTAIHWRYSLTRAPGEWQIMLCLEERCAMLEARRGKLTLPTRELATAPFSLKVYRNGRGVLKPAAHLDDIQLVIDVESLEGA; encoded by the coding sequence ATGGGGGTGTCGAGCGTCTGCAACAAGACGGATCTGAAGGAGTCAGTGGTGCAGAGAAGAATGCGAGTGGCGGCAGAGTGCAGTACGGCCTGGGCGGGAATGGCGTCGAGTGTGAAGCTAAGTGCGGAGCCCAAAAGCAGGACGGCACCGATGGCGGCCTTGATGACGGCAGCAGCGCTGTGGGCCACGACGCTGGCCGCGCCGGTGCAGGCAGCCAGCGCGGCGGTGATGATGTCTGTCGAGTCGCTGACCATCGCTCAGCGGGGGCATTGGTATATGCGCCCTCTGGCAGTGGCAGATGCCGTGCGTGATTCAGGGCTGATGGCGCCTGACAGGACGCGCGTCACCGCGATTCATTGGCGCTATTCGCTCACGCGTGCGCCGGGGGAATGGCAGATCATGCTCTGCCTGGAAGAGCGCTGCGCCATGCTCGAGGCGAGGCGTGGCAAGTTGACCCTGCCGACCCGAGAGCTGGCGACGGCGCCATTCTCGCTGAAGGTCTATCGCAATGGGCGTGGCGTACTCAAGCCGGCGGCGCATCTGGATGACATCCAGCTGGTGATCGACGTCGAGAGTCTGGAAGGTGCGTGA